The Brassica napus cultivar Da-Ae chromosome C7, Da-Ae, whole genome shotgun sequence genome has a segment encoding these proteins:
- the LOC106409274 gene encoding uncharacterized protein LOC106409274: MVRQRRKTEKEEEKREQEDGEHEDPKVQPRQRSVSKRNMQSLVIGLVGGALTLGAYSQTFVSPGQSIGAGLFVLFFGLLVSEGFISL; encoded by the coding sequence atggtgagacaaagaagaaagacagagaaagaagaggagaagcgaGAACAAGAAGATGGAGAACATGAGGATCCGAAGGTGCAGCCGAGGCAAAGAAGCGTGAGCAAAAGAAACATGCAATCTCTGGTGATCGGACTCGTTGGAGGTGCGTTGACTCTCGGTGCTTATTCTCAGACGTTTGTTTCTCCGGGACAATCGATCGGCGCCGGTCTCTTTGTCCTCTTCTTTGGATTGCTTGTCAGCGAAGGTTTCATATCTCTTTAA